In the genome of Fusarium poae strain DAOMC 252244 chromosome 1, whole genome shotgun sequence, the window CAAGACGACGAGAATCGCCCATTAAAGGATGAGGAACTGGATGTACTCAAGAAACGGGGTGGTGTCCGTGGCAAGAGTTTTGCTGAGAGGTTATCCAAGACGCAAAGAACCGACAAGGTCAGCAGATTGACAGCATACTGCACCGCGCAggcttataaaataaagccTACTGCCGAATTTTTGCGCAAGAAGCACGAGGCCAAGACCAAAATCTACGACGACTGTCTCTACGTCATCTACGCTCTGCCACTTCTCAACGGTAATGACGGCACCCGCATACGAAGTCGACCTATTCTTAAGACTCCCGGTACTGGCAAGACGGTACTTGATCTAGAAATTGAGCGCAGCGAGCAGCGGGATCACCACGAGGGCtactttgacgatgatgcgTACGAGCACCCCAGTCCTGAGCGTGGTCATGAGATGCCTTCCCACTTCACTGAACGTCCTTCAACACCTGAGCGCAGCAACCCCTTCCATCATGATGACGATGTTTCATCAATGAATCGACTCGCTCCCGATGCAAAGAACTTTGCAGAGATGTTCGTCTATTCTTATGGCGTGGTTGTCTTCTGGAACTTTACCGAACACCAAGAGAAGGATATCCTCGCTGATTTGACATTTGCCGACGCTGATGCCGTAGAAAACGGTGCCACAAGCCTTCTCACCCGACCTCTTGACCAGGAGGACTACGAGACAGAGGAGTTTCACTTCGAATACAGCGCCGACATAAAACGTCCGCGCATCTTCAATGATATGATCACTCTGTTGCCCAAATCTGACCACATGATCAAGCTCACGATTAGCCATGCCATTGCGCAAAGCACGCGCTTGTGTTTCTTCGAAGAACGCATGAGTGAGACTATGTTGGATGCGCAGCATGTACCCAAGACGCTCGCCTTGACCGGAGAGCTTAAAATGACTCGCACTGAAATTGTGCGTATGCTCGGCAAACTTTTTAGAAGCCGCGTCGACATCAACCTCTGTAAGTCACCCCCATTAACTGATTTCATACAATTCTAACATCCACGCAGCGTCCAATATTCTCGACGTCCCTAATTTCTTCTGGGATTCTGAACCAACTCTACACCCTCTTTACGCCGCCATCCGTGAATATCTTGAGATTGACCCACGTATCAAGGTCCTCAATGAACGTTGTCGCGTCTTCCTGGATCTTGCCGAGATATTATCCGACTCTGTCGCTGACGCCAAGATGAGCTACATTACGTGGATCATTATTGTCCTGATCATTTTGAGTATCATGGTTACCACAGCTGAAGTAGGCATCCGATTTGGTATGCTCAACAAGGCCAAAGGCACCAGTATCAGCCATATCATTACCGCACCAGTTCTTGGTGATGGCATGGAGCAGGCTGTACTGCCACCGAGTGATCTCGAAATCCTTGCGCAAACCCTTGGACTGCAAGCCAATGCGTCTTTCGAGGATGTTCACAAGAGCATTTGGGCATTACAGAGAAAGGATATGCCCGATGCTTCCATCTTGCATGAGGATATCTGAAGCAAGAGCATGTTTTCGACTCTACTAACATAGCACGGCGTTTGAtggacttttttttttggtggtTCTTGTCGAGACTGAATTATGCTTTGACATAAAGAGGGTGTTGGGTAGTTGTATTTTAGACTGGACATCTAATCCACGAGGGCTCGCAGCCGTTCAACTAGCGAAAACCAGACTTCATAATGAATAAaaagtcttcttctttaaaTTGTTACACATAATAGACATTTCTACAGACACAATGACGCAGGTATTAACATAGAGCATCTATTCTTACTCTGGAAATGCAAACCCTATTCAAGAAAACTGAAACAACAAACGTTGTATAGAAAAGGCCGCAGCAAACCTGGACCTGCATATTTTCGAAACACCCATAGCCCATGATCATGATAGTAATAACATCTCTTGTTCTCCAATCCTCTCCCTTTCTTGCTTCCTTGAGTAAACCTGTGGAGCGTCTGACTATCAAGTACAGCAGAACTTTGGCAGATATTGGTCCACACTAACCCAAGAAACAAAGCAAGACGTcaagtaaataaaaagttCGCCTTTGCCTGTCTCAACTCGCCCGGTCGTCTATAGAATGTTCATGTATAAAAAACGACAACGTCAGATTCTCAGCGGAGCAGCACCCATTTTACCGGGCCTGCTGCTCAACGGGCTTGTAGGCAGCGGCAGTTTGTTGGCTCTTTCGGTTCTTGTTATCAAGCTCGGCCTTGCTGTAGATAGCAGCTCCAAGCATAGTGACGGCCATACCAGCACCGTTAAGCAGGTCGACGGTCACATCGAAGAGAAAGATACCGAGGGCGACGGTCAAGCATTGCTTAAGGTTACCGCAAACAGTCATGGTCAAGGCACCGGCAAgcttgttggtgttgaaCGACGAGATGTTGAGGAGCAGAGCGAGGAAACCGTTGCCGAAGAGCGAGGCGAAAGCGGGAGGGAGAGCAACGTCTCCGGAGGTGATGAGCTTGTGGAAGCCGCTGACTTCACCGGTGGCAGTGGCGCAAGCCAGAGCCTGTAGGGCGGCGAGAGGAGACATGCGGAGGAGGAACTCAATTGGGGGGAGAGCGAGAGAGCCAGTCATGAATCGGTTGGTAACAACAGTCTGTATGTGGTCAGTATTAATTGGATTTATGTAATGGTTACGAGCATACCTTGAGAGCGGCGAGAACAACTCCGAGAATGGTGAGAAGGAAACCGGCATCAGTGAAGCTCATCTCACCGAGAGTGGTCATCGCAGCACCGATGATAAGAGGAAGGAGGGAAAGGTAGGTCATGTAGCTGTAGGTACGGCCGTAGTAGACACGGTAGATGAGAATGGTGAAGATCGGGCACAGCATGCGCATGGTCTGGTAGAAGGGAACGGAAACCATGGCCAAAGACAGGTTGGAGACAGCGATGTTGGCAGTAAAGAGAGCACTGAAAGCGACGAGAGCGAGGTTCTCACGGCGTCCCAGTCGAGAGAGCTTGAAGTAACCCATCTGCATCATGATATAGGTGCCGGTACTGGCGAAAGAGGCGTGGAGGAAAGTCAGGAGCCATGGGAAGTGGAACTAAAGGAATCGCATGTTAGCACGGGTTCTTTGATGAACGACATCTGTTGTTGAGGTCGACAACTTACCATTCCGAGGACCAGCTTGTTGTAGAGAGTCAAGAgcagggagaagaagaagtaggTTCCGAGCCATGCGAACTTGACGGTACTGGGAATGGAGTACTCGTGCTCGAGGTTGTTGTTCTTGGGAGGCTCAGCGCGACCAGCAGCGCCCTCGACATCGAGTTCGCCCTTCATATCACGGTCTCTCTCCTCGGCGGAGAGGAGCGGGAGAGGCTCCTCGTTATGCGGACGAGAAGACATAGTTGACGTTGCGGTATGCGCCGGTTTTCGTTTTCGCGGGGATGGTATTGTGGATCGAAGATAACAAGAGATGTCGCAACAGATGCTACCGTCAGGTCTCAAGCATAACCCAGAACCGAGTCGAGGTAGATAACAGCGAGTCGACTGATTAGTTCGCAAGCAATCGATTATCGACGGGATGCGATGCAAATAAAGACTGCGGGTGAGTCGTGGTTGAAGTGGTAATTGTAGTTGCAAAGTGGAAATGTAACACGGAGAGTGGGAAGCGAAGAAAATACAGGGGCCAACCGAAGGGCGAAGGGGGCGGAGGCGCGCGTAATAAGTTTAGTGATGGGTAAGGTATGGATTGGATGAAAGCGAGCGATTGGACCCAGACgaggagatgaagatggagaccAGACGGGAATGACCAAACAAGGCACAGACAAAATTGTACCTGGATCCAAGCACTGATAAACTGTGGGAAATGCGTCAGTTACGCaatacaaaaaaaaaagagaagaaggtagAATAGGGAGAGAAGGAGGTTTTCGATTGAAAAAAAGGAGGACAAGCGGGTTAAGTTTAAAAGGATATGATCCAAGTACGAGATTTATCTGACGCCAAAAAAAGGGAGGATTAATTTAGGGAGGAAGCAAGCCAAAAAAGGACAACGGCTTACTGTACATGCATAGTCGGTACCTTCCTTCCTCATGGATAGGCCGAAGATTGCATTAGAAGCAATCATCATTTGGTAGGTACGGGCACTTTCGGACTTCAGTGGTTCAATGGCGGGGAGCCTTGGCCTGGAAAGTGGAGGTGGGGCTGAACAGCCGGCAGGCGGGAGATACCTAAGATACACTGTATCGAGGTACCTGTGGCATGGAGGTGTGTCAAGACTTTAGTAGTGAACAACTGTCAGCATTGGCAGACCCTACCAGCGGCTTGAAGTTGACAGCTGAGTCAATAAATCACAGTGTTCCTGCATAGAATAACTAATTCTTTCTCAATCTATAGAGAATTCAACCTAACACTAAAGCACTATTTACTAAATTGAGGTCGAAACTAGGAGGTACCTACAACATAGGCCTTTTCATGACCGTCATCAATACAGCTTACTGCAAGGCATCTCAGCCCACTATTCAACCGTTGTAGATCGATCAACTCATATCCCCTATAGAACTAACACATCATAAACTCAATTCACTCGTCGACAACAACACATTCTCAAAGGAGGTTGAAGCCTAATTATCGAGGCTTGATAGAATGTGTCATTTGCCCTTTTTCCTAGTTACTTCCTCTGGAACGCGATCTTTTTTGTCTCGTTTGTTCAAGTTTGGTCAAGTCCAGGGGTTCTAAAGAGCTGAAGGACCGCAATCAAAAAAGGGGGCGGGGGTATCCCTCCAACTTTGACAGCCAACAGCACACTAGGAATACTACTACATTACAAGCCAATCATATCGACTCGTCTTGACAATTCTAGCAAGTCTCTGGATTGGACAACAGTAGGGCAGACTGTACATAAAGACTAACGAAGGAGGCGTCGATAAACTGAACTGAAGCCCAACTCCAGTAGACAGACCGAGATTTGGCAGGGTAAACTGTTATTAACTCTCAAAGCCTGACATTAATGTGGAAAACTCGGGTACAGGTGGATATCGAGACTCCGGCGTAATCAGCTACACCAAGGTTCTGCCAGGTACAGAGTAGATAGATTGTTCGTACATGCAAGTACCGGTAGCATTCTTGACACCCGCCTTACAGCACGGATCTCATGTGGACTCAACTCAATCTCTAGTACAGTATTACAAGCGAGAAAAGGCACGTCATTCCTGTTTAGCTTAGTTGGACTTGTAGCCACACAAGCTGTACCGTACCGTACCGTACGTGTAGAGCCGCGTTGTCGTGAAACGAGCCAAGAGCCGGGTATGGAACCTATCGCCTATCACAGAATACGCAATACATACTAAGTTACGTAGGCCAACGGGAAACTGCACAGTTCTTTAGTATGTAATAATAAGTCACTTGGCAATGCTTCTTTCTTCGAGAGTCTGTTTATAGAACACAAGGTTACGTTACGCATCTGACACAAGTCGTCTGGGCAAGTGTGTCGTTTCGTATCGCATCGCTTTGACAACAACGGTATTGAGCACCTCATCAGGCAACAGATTCAGCAAGCACGCACATGGACTCAAAGAAAGGAGAAAATAAGGCGGTTACTCAAAAAGATGGCGCGTCGTTTGAAACCCAAACGCCCTCAACAGGTTTTGAATAGTCTTGGCGAATACATACATAGCAAACTGGCTGGAATGATCCGCGCCGTTATCCATTTTTCATATCCTACAAGCTCCATCAACCAGCGACGCCTGGCGGATCAAATAGACAAGTTGCAAAACCCGCCAAAGTCGATAGTCCATCTAAACTTGGGCTGTATCAGAATTCCAGTGGAACAATAATCAAGCCCCTGAGCATTGGTGAGCCTTTCACAACAATTCGGACAAGGAGCTATCCGAATTTGTTTAACAAAAAAAATCAGACTTAAAGTCAGTTTCTGGGTGCAAGGGTCCTTGAGACAACTCAGACAACTCGTCCTTTTTTGAGGCGTCATGCCCTTGCAGAATTCCTCAAGACCCTTGCTTAACTGTGCATTTGACGGGTTGTGTGGCGCGACTTACATACTGTTGTAGCCTTTTTGAGAGAAGCATGACTATCTACGTAACATAGTCTATTTACTAAATCTCAGCTGTGGCTGGTAATAATCTATCTAGTCTAGACTACCAAGTTAGATGACAGAGTGACAATCTAACAGCGTTGCTTTGTGTTGTCAATTCTATTGCAACATCAATCTCGTCTAGTTTGGGAATTGCCGATGCTCATTTTTTCCTTAAACACATGGTGTTGTAAAACCCTGCTGCATAACTTCATTGCTGAACCCTTCATGCTTCTATTCATTCTCCTTGTCTACAGCTGGCTCATCGTCTCTGAAACATCTCCATTCCATTTGCTCTTCGCCCTTCCTTCAAACCTCAGACTGGCTAGGCGTGCTCATTCATGTGGGCGGCCCCTTGAAGTTCACTACATGAGTGACTTCCCTCCCTTTGATAGGATATTCAAACTACAGACACCTCGATTATGTTGGGTTCGGTAGTTTGTATAGCCATTGCGCTTTAACACGTAAGAGTGCAGACGATCAAGTGCAATCACTAGACATGATTAGGTACATTTCAACTCACATACAGACAATCTCAAGAACTGCAAACCCATTCGCAACTAATGAACAGGTGAATCCTTAACTCCATAAGCGTTAATGAATATATATGCCAATACGCTCTTATTTTCACTCTAGGATATCATTGACAAATGAATCAACATATATACTACACCATCATTACTCCGTCGCTAGACAAAACAAAACTTATGCTTCCGAATCCAAATTTTGCAGGGGTACGTatccctcctccttcttaacCCTCCGCCTACCAAGCATCTCTCGCATCCAGCCAATAATACCTCTTCCGCTCTTCCAGTGAAGACCGCCACGTTGTTCTGCAGCAGCCTCGTCCATCCATCGAGGTCGCTTCCAGAACTTGAGCATAATACTGCTCACAACGACGCTGACACTGCTACTCGCCATGGCGAAGCCAGCCATCATGGGATGCATATGGAAGCCGACGGGAAGGAAGAAACCCATAGCGATGGGTAGACCAATAACGTTGTACATGCACGCCCAAGCCAAGTTCAGCTTGATGCGGCGGAAGATATAACGGGTGAGGTGCAGCGCTGATGGAATATCCATCAGGTCCGTTGGGCGCATAAGCACCATGTCGGCAGCTTCCATGGCAACGTCTGTACCGCTCGCCATGGCGATACCGATATCTGCAGTTGCAAGCGCAGGGGAATCGTTGATACCGTCGCCTACCATGGCGACGACCTCGCCTTGTGACTGGATTTCCTTAACAATAGCCTGCTTCTGGTCGGGGCTCACGCTGGCGTAAACATTTTCTGGTGAGATTCCTACGGCGGCAGCAACACTGAGGGCAGTAGAGCGCTGATCGCCGGTGATGATTGCGGTCTTAATACCCATCTTATGGAGGACAAAGACGGTAGCTGCTGCGCCCTCCTTGATGGAATCGGCCAAGGCGATATGGCCGCTATATTTGCCATCAATGGCCACAAAGATGTAGGTGGTGCCAGTTGCGGGTGTACCGGCCTTGTTCGCGCCCGAGTCGACACGCTCAGACGCTTCAATGACATCTTCAGGAACCTCAATACCGTTGTTCTGCAAAAATGTCACATTGCCAATCAGCGCACGATAACGATTACGATCAACAGCTGACGCAGGCTCGACCAGAGCGTTGATACCCTTGCCAACAGTGACCTTGAACTCGCCAACGCTTCCTTCGACAACACCGTCAACCTCAATATCGAGCTCGCGACGGGCTCCAGCGACAATAGCTTTGCCAATAGGGTGTTCACTGCCCATCTCGGAAAGGCCAACAATGGCCCACCATAGCCGACGACGCCACTCACTATCAGACCAGCCAGCTTCAAGGACCGACTCAACAACGCTCATCTTGCCATGGGTAATAGTACCGGTCTTGTCGAAAACGACCTGTGTCACTTTTGTGGCTCTTTCGAGAGCAGCACCACCCTTGATCAGAATACCATTTTCGGCACCAACGCCAGTGCCAACCATAACGGCTGTGGGTGTGGCTAGACCCAGGGCGCAAGGGCATGCAAAAACAATGACGGAGATGCAAAGTTTAACGCAAACCATGATCTTGCCGCCACTTGAATCCTGGAGGAAAATCTTAGGTGGGTTCGAGAGCACATGGCTAAGAACCATCCAGCAGAAGAAGGTAGAGAAACCGAGGATAAGAATCATGGGGACGAAATAACCAGCAAGGGTGTCGGCGAGTCGCTGAATAGGCGCACGCGTGGTCTGCGCATCCTGCACAAGCTTGACGATCTGACTGAGCTGAGTATCACGACCAGCCCGAGTGACTCGGAAGTCTACTCGACCATCGCCATTGACCGTTCCACCAATGACGTTATCGCCAACTCGTTTTTGAACGGGCATCGCCTCACCAGTAACCATACTCTCATCGACAAAGGTCTCGCCTCGAACCAGAACACCGTCGGCGGGGAGCTTATCACCGGGCCGAAGGATGACAATATCACCTACTTGCAAGAGTTCGGTAGGGACACACTTCTCCTCTTGAGCTGAACCGCCCAACCTGGGGGTCTTTGGGGTACTCGGGTCCTTGTCCCATGCTTCGGCAGCCTTCTCGGCAGCGATCGGGTCAACGTATATCGTAGCCATAGAGGGAGCAAGCGACATCAGACGCGAAAGGGCTCTTGAGGTCTGACCTTTAGCACTGCTTTCGAGGTAGCGACCAAGAGTGACAAAGGTAAGAAGCATGGTACTGGTATCGAAGATGGTGCCAGGCCTGCTGTGGGGGGGCATTATTAGTGAAACCAGCATTGTCAAAATACTGTAAAAGAAAGCGCAGGATGTGCCGAGGATGACGAGAACGTCCATTGTTGGAGAGCGGTGTTTGAGTGACTTCCATGCTGAGATGTAAAAGCGCTTTCCAATACCGAATTGAACAGGGATTGTAAGGACCAAACAGATAGTATCGCCAAGAAACAAGCCGGGGATTAACTCAAGCTTTCCGAAATCTAGAGCCGGTGTGCACATGGGCAAAATCATGCCGATGATAAGAACAGGAAGGGCGAAAGCCAACGATACTCGGAAAGCCGTTCGCCATTCACCAATCTCTCTCGTCTTGGCTAGGGACTCGAGCTGTGCGCTGTTATCCTGATTGTCGGCAACAAGCGCATTGTATCCCTTGGCCTCGACGGCTTCAGCGATGGCGCGCAGACCAATGACACCCGACTGGTGGGTGACCGTGAGGCGTGAAGAAGCAAGGCGTAGCGAAACGGTATCTACGCCATGCATGGCCGCTAACGCAGCCTCCAGAttttctgctgctgctgcatcGGGCACGCCATAGACTCGAAACTGTACAGTAGATGACGACCCACTTTGGTGATCGGTTGCAGCCTGAGTAGAAAGGACCTCGGGATCAAAGCCTCGATCGTCGATTATGTCTGCTATTTGTTCCGGGGAGAGCTTGGTGACGTCGTGTGTAATAACGGCTCTTTCCGCGAGCAGACTGATGTTGAATTTCAGGACGCCATCTACGCCTTTGAATCCACCCTCGACAGCTGCTGTGCAAGCACCACATGTCATGCCTTCGATAGCGACGGTCGTTACAGCGATGTTTCCAACGCCTCCAGCATCCGTTCCAGCCTTGTCGGCTGCCACCTTGCCAGATTCAATGATTGTAGCTTCAAATCCGCGGTCGTCAATAATTTCGGCAATTTGTTCTGCTGTAAGGAGATCGGGATCGTGCTCGATAACAGCTCTTTCGGAGAGCAAAGAGATGCTGAATGATTTAATACCAGGAACATCCTTGAATCCACCCTCAATAGCCGATGTACAGGCGCCGCATGTCATGCCTTCGATAGCGATGGTTGTCGTAATAAAGTCATTGTCATCGTCGTTGACATTTTGGTCGACAAAGCGCTTAGCAACAGGGCTCGGGAGGTCGGTAGTAAGCACCTCGGCGTCGAAACCGCGGTCTTCGATAATTTCTCTAATGTCATCGGCTGAGATGACTTGAGGGTCGTGCATGATGACTGCGCGTTCCATAACCAGACTGACTGAGACGTTTCCGACACCATCAACACCTTTGAAGCCGGCTTCAACAGCAGAAGTACAGGCACCGCACCTGTAGAAGAATAAATGTTAATATCATATCCTTGGCCGTGGTCCGTACGCATTTCTAAAATCGGGGCCGCAAAGACCGAGCACGACTGCATAAATGGGTCTCGGGATACCCGGAGACATTCGAAGATAGGACTATAGTTGTACTCACGTCATGCCGTCCACGCGGAGTGTTGTTGTAGCG includes:
- a CDS encoding hypothetical protein (TransMembrane:1 (o531-553i)~BUSCO:16764at5125), which encodes MSSKRGPSVLVTDARQRQPQRRTLQRQDTGTGAPGSQAPMRFMTVDNVLQYNSQIPSGQPRGPPGPAALPSGRHPGPPGSALSRRVSSGGLPNGQSRTGQQIPSRTTKISEKLVLLPEAEDNDDDVDEEIESESILARRVQDDENRPLKDEELDVLKKRGGVRGKSFAERLSKTQRTDKVSRLTAYCTAQAYKIKPTAEFLRKKHEAKTKIYDDCLYVIYALPLLNGNDGTRIRSRPILKTPGTGKTVLDLEIERSEQRDHHEGYFDDDAYEHPSPERGHEMPSHFTERPSTPERSNPFHHDDDVSSMNRLAPDAKNFAEMFVYSYGVVVFWNFTEHQEKDILADLTFADADAVENGATSLLTRPLDQEDYETEEFHFEYSADIKRPRIFNDMITLLPKSDHMIKLTISHAIAQSTRLCFFEERMSETMLDAQHVPKTLALTGELKMTRTEIVRMLGKLFRSRVDINLSSNILDVPNFFWDSEPTLHPLYAAIREYLEIDPRIKVLNERCRVFLDLAEILSDSVADAKMSYITWIIIVLIILSIMVTTAEVGIRFGMLNKAKGTSISHIITAPVLGDGMEQAVLPPSDLEILAQTLGLQANASFEDVHKSIWALQRKDMPDASILHEDI
- a CDS encoding hypothetical protein (TransMembrane:10 (i56-72o84-106i118-139o145-164i171-192o198-219i231-250o270-287i294-319o325-342i)~BUSCO:34803at5125); translated protein: MSSRPHNEEPLPLLSAEERDRDMKGELDVEGAAGRAEPPKNNNLEHEYSIPSTVKFAWLGTYFFFSLLLTLYNKLVLGMFHFPWLLTFLHASFASTGTYIMMQMGYFKLSRLGRRENLALVAFSALFTANIAVSNLSLAMVSVPFYQTMRMLCPIFTILIYRVYYGRTYSYMTYLSLLPLIIGAAMTTLGEMSFTDAGFLLTILGVVLAALKTVVTNRFMTGSLALPPIEFLLRMSPLAALQALACATATGEVSGFHKLITSGDVALPPAFASLFGNGFLALLLNISSFNTNKLAGALTMTVCGNLKQCLTVALGIFLFDVTVDLLNGAGMAVTMLGAAIYSKAELDNKNRKSQQTAAAYKPVEQQAR
- a CDS encoding hypothetical protein (TransMembrane:8 (i387-407o419-441i462-485o491-511i672-694o714-736i1062-1085o1091-1110i)), with the translated sequence MAPAYIQVPSKDSDNVALSVPRSPGAGAHFATTTLRVDGMTCGACTSAVEAGFKGVDGVGNVSVSLVMERAVIMHDPQVISADDIREIIEDRGFDAEVLTTDLPSPVAKRFVDQNVNDDDNDFITTTIAIEGMTCGACTSAIEGGFKDVPGIKSFSISLLSERAVIEHDPDLLTAEQIAEIIDDRGFEATIIESGKVAADKAGTDAGGVGNIAVTTVAIEGMTCGACTAAVEGGFKGVDGVLKFNISLLAERAVITHDVTKLSPEQIADIIDDRGFDPEVLSTQAATDHQSGSSSTVQFRVYGVPDAAAAENLEAALAAMHGVDTVSLRLASSRLTVTHQSGVIGLRAIAEAVEAKGYNALVADNQDNSAQLESLAKTREIGEWRTAFRVSLAFALPVLIIGMILPMCTPALDFGKLELIPGLFLGDTICLVLTIPVQFGIGKRFYISAWKSLKHRSPTMDVLVILGTSCAFFYSILTMLVSLIMPPHSRPGTIFDTSTMLLTFVTLGRYLESSAKGQTSRALSRLMSLAPSMATIYVDPIAAEKAAEAWDKDPSTPKTPRLGGSAQEEKCVPTELLQVGDIVILRPGDKLPADGVLVRGETFVDESMVTGEAMPVQKRVGDNVIGGTVNGDGRVDFRVTRAGRDTQLSQIVKLVQDAQTTRAPIQRLADTLAGYFVPMILILGFSTFFCWMVLSHVLSNPPKIFLQDSSGGKIMVCVKLCISVIVFACPCALGLATPTAVMVGTGVGAENGILIKGGAALERATKVTQVVFDKTGTITHGKMSVVESVLEAGWSDSEWRRRLWWAIVGLSEMGSEHPIGKAIVAGARRELDIEVDGVVEGSVGEFKVTVGKGINALVEPASAVDRNRYRALIGNVTFLQNNGIEVPEDVIEASERVDSGANKAGTPATGTTYIFVAIDGKYSGHIALADSIKEGAAATVFVLHKMGIKTAIITGDQRSTALSVAAAVGISPENVYASVSPDQKQAIVKEIQSQGEVVAMVGDGINDSPALATADIGIAMASGTDVAMEAADMVLMRPTDLMDIPSALHLTRYIFRRIKLNLAWACMYNVIGLPIAMGFFLPVGFHMHPMMAGFAMASSSVSVVVSSIMLKFWKRPRWMDEAAAEQRGGLHWKSGRGIIGWMREMLGRRRVKKEEGYVPLQNLDSEA